The DNA region AGTGCCTGGTAGCTATTAAGTGGGGCTCAGATTCTTAGAAGCAGGAGCATGGTGGTCTTAAAGAGTTTACCTACTGCCTGCCATAGGGGGGAAAGGGACCAGCTCCCCTCAGAAGGAGTTAGAGAACAATTAGGGACTTTGGAGTGTGTTGGGTCCCTGATCTGGTATTTACGAGGCACCTACTTCGTGCTGGGATTGAGGACACCACAATGAACGGAAACTTGCTCCTGTTCTAAGAGCTGGAAGTCTCATGGTGCTACAGGACAAGTCAGTTTCCGTAGAGCCATGGGTTCTCCTGGGATCCTGGGTACAAACTCTGAAAGAACAAGGCATCCTGTTATCCTCAATCTGtctcccttatttttttcctccatcttttgtttgtttgtttgtttgtttgcggtacgtgggcctctcactgttgtggcctttcccattgtggagcacaggctctggacgcgcaggctcagcggccatggctcacgggcccagccgctccgcagcacgtgggatcctcccggaccggggcacgaacctgtgtcccctgcatcggcaggcggactctcaaccactgtgccaccagggaagccctctcccatcTTTTTTAAACTTCACCACGACCCTATGAAGTGAGGCAGTATTCCcctgttttatagatggggaaactgaggctttgagagACTAAGTGGCTAAGCTTGGGGTtccatagctagtaagtggcagggctggaATTTCCACTTGAACCCAGTGCAGGGCTCCCTCTGAGGGGCTGGAGAagctgtggggagggggtgttTCTGATGGGAACAACCTGGACGTGGTTTGTTCTGGGACTAAGGGCAGGGCGTATGGATAGAAGCAGCGGGGATGGGCGAGGGCCCCAGGCTGCTTCAGTACCTGCTGCAGAGAGAAGGATAGGGGCCTTGGGCATCCTTGATGAGAGGGTCGTTTTCCTCCTGTCCTCCTTTTGGGGTATGGGAGAAACCCTGCGTGGGCTTTCCCACCTCTTACTGTGTAGACATTGAGTGGTGGGTGTGTGAGTGACTTCGGGCGGTGTGAAATGAGAGTTCTCAGTGGCTAATTTGAGACTGGAGCCGGGCAGGGGTGTGTGGGGATTAGGGGATACCAGTTTGCCCTTGGGCTAGGCAGGAGGAACAGGTACAGTTCCGGATCTAGAATTGAAGAGCTGGCTTCCTGCCCTTGAGCCTCTGGTTGGGATGTGGGCATTATtccgggggggggggcggctgTCTTGGGGGCACCCTGGTAGAGGGGGGTGGCAGCTCCGGTCATGGCACTGGAGGCTGGTATGCAAACAGTTCCTTGGCCATTGGCTGCCCAGCCCCAGGAGACTGGCTGGCTGAGGCTCTCAGGGAGGGAGACAAGTAAGAGAGAACATCTGTGGACCAGGCCTCACTGCTCACCTGAGTGGGTCTGAAGTTGATGTGAAGGAGATGGAGGACCTTACAATTACTGTAAATCATGTTTACTTCTGCAAAACTCAGAAAGAAATGTAAGAAACTTTCAGGCGTTTGCAGAAATATCCACTTTATCTAGTAGAGTAGCAGCTGGAAATGCTAATTAGCCATCCTGTATAGGAACCCCTGGATAGCCATGATTCCACTCATCAGAACCCCTGGTTAGTCTGCATTCTATTAAAGAAACTTCCAGGGCTATTTAGGTGAGTTGGTCTTGGTGGCGGCCTAAGTCCCTATGAGGAACTGTGGCTTTGGGGTGAAGTCTGTTTTCTGGGACTTAAGTCTGTACTAGGTTAACCAGAAGCTGGTTCCTGAACCAGGAGGCTGGGCTGATGGACTTGGTGGTAAAAGGGACAGGACAGAACATTCGGAAGAGCCAGGATGAGCAGGCCCTTTCTCCCTGCCTGGACGCCAGGCCCCTTCCTTCTGGGAACTTCTAGGCTGGGGCCTTCAGGCCTGGGGTCCTGTGGTCTCCTTTGGTGTCTCCCCAGCTCGTGGGCAtcctggggagaagggaggggctgAACGTTGGCTTCCCTGGGCTGAGGTTTCATGGGCAGATGAGCTGGCTGGTGGGGCTGCGGCagtggtggggggcagtgggTGTTGAGTTCTGGCTTCAGCCTGGGGAGTTGGTGGGACTTGGGGGCTGGGAAGTGCAGGAGGTGCGTTGCAGCTGTACCCTGCTATGCCCGCTGTCATGGTGTGatcttggccaagtcacttcACTTCTGGGCCTTGTCCTGTCCCACCATTTGTCAGGAGGGCCAGGGCGCTGCCTCTTGAGGCCCCACACAGGGCTCTGGTAAGCAGGGCTATGTGTGAGCCCTCAGTAGAGGGTGCCACccctgggtgggggaggagagcatTCATTTTGTCTCCTGCAGGTGCCTGTGGTGCCCTGGTGTGGCTGCCTGACCTTGGACATGTCACTTCCCCTCCCAGAACCCCAGATTCCTCATTGCAACGCAGCCACCCAACTGGGTGTCCATGGTAGTCAGacagggaaaaatatataaaaagttctGCGAGTGATAGTAAGAGTTAACCTGATGGCAGTGCACACCCATGCTCAATCCTTTCTACAGGGGAGACTGTCACCTGTCTGTCAGGGTGTCCAGCTCTGAGGGATGGTGCAGAGCCCACTCTGCCCTGTGGGTAAGAGCAAGGCTCTGGGAtcagggttcaagtcccagccccAGCGCTTACTGTAGCTGTTCCCTTCCCAAGCGTCAGTGTCCTCATGCCATAAGGCCGCTTAACTCAGAGGAAGATTGAGATGGTTCAATGAGAAAATTCCAGCAAAGTGAGTCCTTAGCACATTACATTAAGAACTCAagacttttttatattttattttattttatttttttggccatgtccctcagcttgtaggatcttagttccccaaccagggattgaaccccagcccacgaagtgaaagtgccaagtcctaaccacgaGACTGCCAGGTTAAAACAGTAACTCTGTTGCTAGGGTCTCCAGGTGGGCCTTCTGAAAGGGCCAGCACTCAGGGTGACCCAGGGCTGGACATGGGTCTCCTTTTTGACCCCTTACCACTCTGGTCAGCTCTGACCTGTGGGCATCACCAGGGAGTACCCAGGGGTGGGGTGAgtcggggcggggggcggtcTCTCCCTGTATCTCTCCGGGGCAGGGATTGGGAAGCTCCCAGATAGATCTCAGTCACTCAGTGGCTTGGCTTCCTAGGGATATTTCTCCCCGTGTCtttacgtgttttttttttttttttttttggctgccctgtgtggcatgtgggatcctagttccccgaccagggatcaaacccgtgccccatgcagtggaagtgcagagtctcaaccactggaccacgagggaagtccccgcTCCCCATGTCTTTAATCCACCTGCCGCAGAGGGTCTGGAGGGCACTGCCAGACCCAGGAGCCTGGACTCAGTTCTGATCCACCCcccaagccccccacccccaccccaccctgcctgcAAAGGGGTAGGCAAGCCACTGCGTATCAGGTCTCTGACCTGCATCCTCCCCTTTTCACCATCACCCCCACTGTAGGGCAGGGAAACTGATAGAAGGGAGGTGCCCCTGGCCCAGAAGTGGGGGAGGCAGATGCCCGGCTGTCTGACCCTAAAATTGTGTCCCTCCCACTCTGAGCCCTAAGTCTCATTTGTAAATGGAGGTCGTGGGCCCCCTTTCCAGTGCTGTGAGGGAACTGTATCTTGGGGAGGGTCCCAGGGAGACGCTGGGGGTGCTGGTGTAGGACAGGGCTTCAGACCCCCAGCAGCGGCTGATGTGGAGCCTGctcccagcccacccccagcTGACGACCCTCTCTGTGGGGAGAGGAGGCAGAGACCCAGGAGAGGGCAAGAGCGAGTTTAGGGTCCCTCAGGGAGCTGCGGGGGGACAGGTGGGGCAGGCCGGGGGGCCAGCAAGGCCTCGGTTGTATCTAGCTGTTGCAGATGTGCTCCTCTCCTAGGTTTCCAAGCAAACTCCTTTTTGCCTAGGGATGGGCATGGGAGCCTGGGCACCTACCTCTTTGAGCCCAGGCTCCCCCACCAATGGAACAAGGCTGCCCAGAATCCTTTCCCCATTCTCCTAGACCCAGAGGTGTGAGCTCTCTTGGCCCAGGCCTGGACCAGGTCACCCCAGGAGGGCCCCTCAGGAAGAAGCCAGGGCTGTGGCTTTGGGTGGGTCCGGTGGCCTCTTCTGGGAGCCCAGCATCTGGAAGCCATCAGTCCAGGGGCGGGGGAGTTTCAGGAGAGGGCCTGGAAGGGGAGCATGCCTCCTCCAGGCCACACACAGGCCCACCTCTCGGGAGCAGTGGCGTTGGGCCCACAGGCCCCGCTGCAGTCTCTGCCTCTTGCCAATGCCTCTCGGCCGGCAGCCTTGCCCCCTACCGCTTGCCGCCTTCTCTCTCACCCCACTGGCTGCCGCTCCTGCAAGATGCAATCACATAACATGCAATAACATCGCCTACTGCGTGCTGGGAGCCTCGATTCTCTGGCACAGGGTGGGCTTGCCTTTTGGGATGGGTGGGCTTCAGGGAGAACTGTCCCCAGGGGAGGTTGGCCGGGTCCTCTTCCTGGAGTGAGTGGTACCTGTCTTGTCTTAGCTCAGGGTCTGGGGCCGGGCTGGGGGCTTATGTAGTAGCTTGTGGCTGTGGggatgggaagggaggagggacatCTCCCTCAGTCCTCAAGCCTGCGACCTTGGAGGGGGTCCAGGTGCATAGCAAGGAGCTCAGAGGTGTCCCAAGAGCAGGTGTCTCTGATTATCACCTGAGgccacctgcatcagaatcacaggGATTCTTAGCCATGTGGGTTTCTGGGCCCCACTCAAACCTGCTGGCCAGACACTGGGATCGGGACCTGGGGTCTGCACGCTTATTTTGACACCCAGCCATCCCAGAGCACGCTACTCCATCAGCCCCCTGATCTACTGGGGGTGTAAGCATCAGACAGAGCTGGTATCTTCTGTAGTGGGAGGGATGCCTGTTACACTTAGGCCCCTCTGGAGATGAATTGTAAAGACAGGGGCCACTGGGGGCAGGGCATGGAGGGCGCCCAGCCTGAGCCTGTCCCTGTCTTCCCCACAGCCTTGCCAACATTCCATTGACCCCTGAGACTCAGCGGGACCAGGAGCGGCGGATTCGGCGGGAGATTGCTAACAGCAACGAGCGGAGGCGCATGCAGAGCATCAACGCGGGCTTCCAGTCCCTCAAGACCCTCATCCCCcacacagatggagagaagcTCAGCAAGGTGGGCAAGCGCcaggaggacttcctggaggaggtggtgggcTGGAGCAGGGAGATTCGGAAAACACTGTCAGCCAGGGTCCCTGATTTGTCTGTCCCTCCTGCTCTCAGGCAGCCATTCTCCAGCAAACGGCAGAATACATCTTCTCCCTGGAACAGGAGAAGACCAGGCTACTGCAGCAGAACACACAGCTCAAGCGCTTTATCCAGGTAGcgccctgccctcctcctggcTCCCTCTCACTGACATGGGCGTGTCCGGGCCCAACCACTGGCTTGGGACTGTGATGTGGCTGTGGGTCCCTTCTTCCCCACTGACCTGCCTACTTCTGGCACTTGCCTTCCTGCCCAGGCCCTGATTTAGCCAGGGTCAAGTGCAGTGCAGTGGGCTCTGGAAGGAACTGGGTGACTTTTGGGAAGCAAGTCCATTCTGCCTCCTTTCCCAGCCTTGGCTGTCTGGTGGATTTGCACACTGGGGCTCCCCAGTGCCGGTGCACCTGGGTTTGACAGCTTTGGGGGGCTGCGATggagctccccacccccactcctggtggtggtggtgtatgTAGTGTCACAGCACACTCACCGACCCCTTGGGGTCCTCAGGAGCTGAGTGGCTCATCCCCCAAGCGGCGGCGGGCAGAGGACAAGGACGAGGGCATCGGCTCGCCAGACATCTGGGAGGACGAGAAGGCGGAGGACCTGCGGCGGGAGATGATTGAGCTGCGGCAGCAGCTGGACAAGGAGCGCTCGGTGCGCATGATGCTGGAGGAGCAGGTGAGGCAGGTGGGCGGGCAGGTGGGGGATGCTGTCCagctctcttcctttcctcctgttATTTACGGGAGCTcctgctttgtgccaggcctAGGAAAGGGGTGTCCAGTGGGGAGCAAACCACACAGGTCCCAGTCCTTGGGGGTCACCGTCTGCCTGGGGAGAGATGAGTCAAAGGCTCTCACATCGTAATCATGCAGCTGTGATAAAGGCCACACCGGATGGGTGGGCATCAGGAGGGGGACCTGGGCTGGTTCCAGATGGGACGCCCCATAGCTTCTCTGTGGAAGTGACCTGAGCCGAGGGTGGGAGGGCAAGTCTCACCACTGACCAggcagagaggggagaagggtgctccaggcagagagaacagcatgggcaaaggcctggggctggaggcaggaagggagggagcatgGCCTGAGGGGGGCTGCATGGGAGGGGAGCAGAGTCAGGGCGGGCCTGGCTGGCTACGGTCAGGACTTCGGTCTCCACCccgagggtggcagggaggccgACCTCAGCAGTCTGTGGGCCCTGAGCTGGGGGAGGCGCCAGGGTGTGGCCCGGGTCCTACCCCTGAGCCTGCCGTTCCACCCCCAGGTGCGCTCGCTGGAGGCCCACATGTACCCGGAAAAGCTCAAGGTGATCGCACAGCAGGTGCAGCTGCAACAGCAGCAGGAACAGGTGCGGCTGCTGCACCAGGAGAAGCTGGAGCGGGAACAGCAGCACCTGCGGACACAGGTGAGCGGGAGATGCCTGGAGGGGCAGTTTGGGCCTGGGCCGGGGCTCTCAGACTCGATGTTGGTGCCTCTGGGTGTCTAGCAGGGTGGACCCCGGGCCTAAATCGGTAATGCAGATGTTCCTGGCTTCCAGGTGTCTTGCATACATTATTCCATTGAATCCTTCTTGTAGCCCTTTGAGGCCTGAGCTGTTATTACTCCTGTTTACTGATAAGGAACTGGAGGCACAGAAAAGTTCAGTAACACACCCAATATCCTCAGCAGTTTGGCgcaaggatttgaaccctggcCATATAAATTCAGTCTGAACTCCCAACCACCACTGTATTTGTTAGATGTGCAGTGCTGGCTTGACTCTGGAGAGGGAAGGGCCATGCAGTCTTAGACAGCCTAAAGCCCCTCTCCAGGCCACCTTTTCTTCATTCTTAAAataagaggggtgggaggggtcaCAAACAGGACAGCCCCCAGCAAGTGAAGGAGGCCGATGGGCTGTGGTGATCGGTGGAGGCTCTCCAGGCAGCGGGCAGAGGGAGATGGTTTTGGAGGGCCGTCCCACACCCTCTGTGGCGGACAGAAGGGAAGGGGCAACTCCCAGAACCTTCGTAGAAAGACTGAGGGCCTCTGTCTTGCAGCTCCTGCCCACTCCAGCCCCTACCCACCACCCCACGGTGATCGTGCCGGCGCCagcaccccctccctcccaccacatcAATGTCGTCACCATGGGCCCCTCCTCGGTCATCAACTCTGTTTCAACATCCCGGCAAAATCTGGACACCATTGTGCAGGTACCTGGCTTGGGGAGGGCGCAACGCATGGGGGGTCGTCCTCTGAGAATGGGCCCTTTGTGGGGAGACAAGAAAGTGGGCGACTGGAGGGGATTGAGACAGAGCTTGAGCTTTGTGGGGAGGAAGTCTGGAAGCCAGATGGGTCTCCATCTCTGCAtctggggtgaggggcaggggtggggactgGATGGCCCGGAAGACCCCATTCCTTCTCTCCACGTGGCATTTGCTGAGGGGGGTCCTTTGTTCCCGGAGCCCCTGCTTTCAGAGTTCCTGCATCCAGCTCTTGGATTGGTCCAGGacctgggatgggggtggaggtggcagTGACCGGTTGGGTGACAGTGAAGCCTGGCTTCACTGTCAGCTCTGAAGGTCAAACCTGAAGTCACTATTGTGCCCAGCCTGGGGCAGAGACCTCTTGGGAGGCCCAACAACattgcaaagaaagaaacaattaacCCAAAACGCCCAAACAGAAAAAAGGCCATCAACCCCCAGAACTTGAGTTGCACATAAACCCGACAAATcgaataataaaatttataacagAGACCTTCCATAAGCCAACAGGCAGGCtttgaaatacataaatgagCGTAAGAGGCTTGTGACTTCATGCAGCTGGGCACTGTCTCCCCTCCAAGTCTTTTTCAGCTCAGCAGAGGGCTTCTGAAGTTTGCTCCTCCTGACTCTGGCAGGCTGCCCCTGCTTTGCCAGGCTTACTTTTGGACCTTTCTGGGGGGGGTGTGGGTGGTGGGGGAGATGGTGGCTGTCCACATGGCCCCACCATCCTCATGGCAGCCTCTCCCCCAGGCGATCCAGCACATCGAGGGCACCCAGGAAAGgcaggagcaggaggaggagcagCGTCGAGCCGTCATCGTGAAGCCGGTCCGCAGCTGCCCCGAGGCCCACGCCTCCGACACCGCCTCCGATTCGGAGGCCTCGGACAGCGACGCCATGGACCAGAGCCGGGAGGAGCCAGTGGGGAACGGGgggcttccctgaccaccccccagccctcctctcccttctgggggctggagggggcggggcagcAACTGGGAGAGATGAGGGTGAACGAGTGAGGAATTTTTACAAAATTACGGCATCATTTGGGTCTCTTTTATGACCTATTTTTCAATACTGTAAATCGACCTTTGAGTGAAGCCACCCAACCCGAGGTCCGGGGCTGGAGCGGCAGGAGCGCGTGGCAGCACCGGGACACCTGGGGCTGGGCCTCGGCCCCGGAGGCTGGGGAAGCGGACACGGAGGTGCCTGGCCTCTCTCCGCCAAAAACCATTTTTTCATTGAAACATGTTTTTAAGAACAgggaaaatcaaacaaaaccccAAGGTATTTCTGCCCTCCCCAGAGCCAGCTCTATGACCGTCAGTTTTTAATtaccccttccctcctctttttgGTGTTCTTTCTCCTTTAAGCACTTACATGGGTTGGGGGTCTGGCTGGGTCGGGGCTCTCGGGGTCCGGGAGTCTCCATTGCTTCTCGGTTGGGGTTTGCTGCtgcccttcttccctcccctccctgtctCAGCACTAGGAATCGCCACTCTCCACCACTGTCCggcccccacctctccctccaggTTTCCCATCTTCCACCCCAAAAAAGTCttcgtctttctctttttgttttgtttgttgttggttcttttttggttttagtttagtttttttttttttggtttgtttgttttgttttttttgtttttgtttttttttttacaattttgagGTCTTTGTGTTCAAGGAGAAGCTATTATATTTTGTTAAGAAAGTGGGGGGGAAAAACCAAGAGGCCACTGTGCctttataaagaaacaaaataaagtttGTACTTTGTTTTTTAGCTTCTGTGTCTCCTGGATGTGTGCTGTCATGAGGAGCTGGCGAAGGCTTCCTGGGGTAGTGTAGGGGGTGTTCTCTGGGCCCACTGGAGGGGATTGGGTGTGGGTGAGCGTGATGACTCCCCCAACTTATGTGTGGTGTTATGATGAGAAATTGGCATCCTTAGACTCCCTGGGTTTACTCTGGGGATTCTGCAAAGTTGGGAGATGGTGTTGGGGCCGAGGTGAGTGGCTCCCAACTCCTCCTTGGTGGGAGGCAAGGAGAGAATGAACAACGAAGCCATAGGTTCCTGTCTCCTAGAGAAAGGACACAAGATGCTCAGTGGTCCTGATTGATCCCCAGGCTTTGCAACTTCCTCGGCTTGTGTAACCTCTTGGAACTTCAGTATCCTCATCTACAGAAGAGAAGTGAGCACTCCCTTATGTTGTGGTGTTTAAGAGCTCAGGTCTTGGGGTTGGTCTGCTGGTGATCAGATCCACCTTGGGCAAACCACTTGAtctttgagactcagttttctcttctgaaagTTGAGAATCATAATGGCACAAGGACATTACATCTTAACTGGTAAGGGGGTGGTCCTTTAAATTCCTTAATCCTCCATGACCAGAGATTGCTATATAATGTGTCCCTCTTGACCTGCTTTTCCTCAGGTACATGACAGGTACGTGgggactgaggccagagaggaagAATAGTTGATTCACATCTCACCCCACAATGAATGCCTCCAGACAGGAATTTGTTGAATAGAAAGGCAGGCAGGagcctgcattttttttcttttttagaacttttaatactttttttttagtgaaattcacataacttAAAATTAAGCATTTAGAAAggaacagttcagtggcatttactACATTActatgctgtgcaaccatcacctctatctagttccaaaacatttctcaCTCCAAAATGAACCCCTTACCCATTAATCAGtctctccccattcctcccttctctgagcccctgataaccaccaatgtgctttttgttttttagtgtttaaagaaattaaagtgtAATTTAACTTCGGTAAaaatttagtttttgcttgtgggagttttgacaaatgtgtaaccatcaccataatcaagatatagTTTCTTCATCCTTGTGTTCCCCTATGTCCCTTTGTGgtccacccagcccctggcaaccaccgacCAATCTATTCCTATGGTtcctataattttgcctttttcaaaatgtcatatactataaatatattcatttacagTATATGACATTACATATTTAgcttgagtctggcttctttcacttagcattattactgtagttttctcttttgggatatatttagatatatttacataaattaaatGCGTGTTTGAGGGAGCCGTCTTCACTAGGATATGGGCGGGGACGCCCCTTCCCAAGGCCAGCAGAGCGACCCCTTTTGGCCAGGTGCAAGGCGCGTCCGACGGGTTCCAGGCAGCTCCTGAGAGGGTCAATAGAGGGCGCTATGGAACCAGGACTTCTGGCCCAGCAAGGCGGAGGCTCCGCCTCCTTCCGGTGTCTGTGGAACTACGCAGTTCCTATAGGCCAGAGGCGCGGCtcaggggcggggccaggggaaTACCCCAAGCCCAGACCTGTCGTGGCGCGCCCAGCGGCCGTAGGCGGTCTTACCAGCAGGCGGCGGGAATCAGGGGCGCGGCCTCCGTCCCGCCTCTTCCCGGACTCGCTCCGCCCCGCCCCTCGGTGCGCA from Mesoplodon densirostris isolate mMesDen1 chromosome 16, mMesDen1 primary haplotype, whole genome shotgun sequence includes:
- the TFAP4 gene encoding transcription factor AP-4 isoform X1, whose protein sequence is MEYFMVPTQKVPSLQHFRKTEKEVIGGLCSLANIPLTPETQRDQERRIRREIANSNERRRMQSINAGFQSLKTLIPHTDGEKLSKAAILQQTAEYIFSLEQEKTRLLQQNTQLKRFIQELSGSSPKRRRAEDKDEGIGSPDIWEDEKAEDLRREMIELRQQLDKERSVRMMLEEQVRSLEAHMYPEKLKVIAQQVQLQQQQEQVRLLHQEKLEREQQHLRTQLLPTPAPTHHPTVIVPAPAPPPSHHINVVTMGPSSVINSVSTSRQNLDTIVQAIQHIEGTQERQEQEEEQRRAVIVKPVRSCPEAHASDTASDSEASDSDAMDQSREEPVGNGGLP
- the TFAP4 gene encoding transcription factor AP-4 isoform X2, which translates into the protein MQSINAGFQSLKTLIPHTDGEKLSKAAILQQTAEYIFSLEQEKTRLLQQNTQLKRFIQELSGSSPKRRRAEDKDEGIGSPDIWEDEKAEDLRREMIELRQQLDKERSVRMMLEEQVRSLEAHMYPEKLKVIAQQVQLQQQQEQVRLLHQEKLEREQQHLRTQLLPTPAPTHHPTVIVPAPAPPPSHHINVVTMGPSSVINSVSTSRQNLDTIVQAIQHIEGTQERQEQEEEQRRAVIVKPVRSCPEAHASDTASDSEASDSDAMDQSREEPVGNGGLP